In Paraburkholderia flava, one genomic interval encodes:
- the rpsF gene encoding 30S ribosomal protein S6 — translation MRHYEIVFIVHPDQSEQVPAMIERYKSTITSHGGQIHRIEDWGRRQLAYMIEKLAKAHYVCMNIECDQVTLDELEHAFKFNDAVLRHLIVKQKKAETGPSPMMKEVQREEAKKAAAQPSEAQA, via the coding sequence ATGCGTCATTACGAAATCGTATTCATCGTGCACCCCGATCAGAGCGAGCAAGTGCCCGCCATGATCGAGCGTTACAAGTCCACGATCACGTCGCACGGTGGCCAGATCCACCGCATCGAAGACTGGGGCCGCCGTCAGCTGGCCTACATGATCGAGAAACTCGCGAAGGCTCACTACGTCTGCATGAACATCGAATGCGACCAGGTCACGCTCGACGAACTCGAGCACGCATTCAAGTTCAACGACGCCGTTCTGCGTCACCTGATCGTCAAGCAGAAGAAGGCCGAAACCGGCCCGTCGCCGATGATGAAGGAAGTGCAGCGCGAAGAAGCCAAGAAGGCGGCTGCCCAGCCGTCCGAAGCGCAGGCTTAA
- a CDS encoding LysR family transcriptional regulator: MDRFKQIETFVRVADAGSLAAAALEEGVSPVILGRRIDALEKRLGVKLMYRSTRRLVVSEEGAAFLERCRGLLTEWDQAENELTAGRRAVSGHLIVSAPAAFGRKHVAPLAPTFLADKPELQVSFNLTDRVVDLVREGYDLSIRIGGSVDPNFVAVKLATNRRVVCGTPEYFRKHGKPRSLDDLPQHNCLAFNLQGGQNRGWYFRRNGKLVTVRVGGTLDCNDGELLHRWVSEGLGLGWRSTWEIQQQLVRGELETVLDDYALPDYDILAVYPQQRYVPAKVRYFIDYLKDVYARADYWSSVG; this comes from the coding sequence ATGGACCGCTTCAAGCAGATCGAAACCTTCGTGCGTGTCGCCGACGCCGGCAGCCTTGCGGCCGCGGCGTTGGAGGAGGGCGTGTCGCCGGTGATTCTCGGACGGCGTATCGACGCGCTCGAGAAACGGCTCGGCGTGAAGCTGATGTACCGCTCGACGCGGCGGCTCGTCGTCAGCGAAGAGGGCGCGGCGTTCCTCGAACGGTGCCGCGGGCTGCTCACCGAATGGGATCAGGCGGAGAACGAACTGACGGCGGGGCGGAGAGCGGTCAGCGGGCATCTGATCGTGTCGGCGCCGGCCGCGTTCGGCCGCAAGCACGTCGCGCCGCTCGCCCCTACGTTTCTGGCCGACAAGCCGGAGTTGCAGGTGTCGTTCAATCTGACCGACCGCGTCGTCGATCTGGTGCGCGAAGGCTACGACCTGTCGATCCGGATCGGCGGATCGGTCGATCCGAACTTCGTCGCGGTGAAGCTCGCGACCAACCGGCGCGTGGTGTGCGGCACGCCGGAGTACTTCCGCAAGCACGGCAAGCCGCGCTCGCTCGACGATCTGCCGCAGCACAACTGCCTCGCGTTCAACCTGCAGGGCGGTCAGAACCGTGGCTGGTATTTCCGCCGCAACGGCAAGCTGGTGACGGTGCGGGTCGGCGGAACGCTCGACTGCAACGATGGCGAACTGCTGCATCGCTGGGTGTCCGAGGGGCTAGGGCTGGGCTGGCGCTCGACGTGGGAGATCCAGCAGCAGCTCGTGCGCGGCGAACTCGAAACGGTGCTCGACGACTACGCGCTGCCGGACTACGACATCCTCGCGGTGTACCCGCAGCAGCGCTACGTGCCGGCGAAGGTGCGCTATTTCATCGACTATCTGAAGGACGTCTATGCGCGGGCGGATTACTGGAGCAGCGTCGGGTAG
- the gcl gene encoding glyoxylate carboligase, with the protein MTRMRAVDAAVLVLEKEGIDTAFGVPGAAINPLYSALRKGGGISHVLARHVEGASHMAEGYTRAAPGNIGVCIGTSGPAGTDMITGLYSAQADSIPILAITGQAPRARLYKEDFQAVDIESIAKPVTKWAVTVREPALVPRVFQQAFHLMRSGRPGPVLIDLPIDVQVAEIEFDIDTYEPLPIYKPAATRKQIEAALTLLNDSDRPLIVSGGGVLNAAAEDLLVQFAETVGVPVIPTLMSWGAIPDDHPLMAGMVGLQTSHRYGNATMLASDFALGIGNRWANRHTGSVEVYTKGRKFVHVDIEPTQIGRVFGPDLGIVSDAKIALELFVQVAQEWKRDGKLKDRSAWVAECQQRKRTMQRKTHFDNEPIKPQRVYEEMNKVFGRDTCYVSTIGLSQIAGAQFLHVYKARNWINCGQAGPLGWTIPAALGVRAADPQRPIVALSGDYDFQFMIEELAAGAQFKLPYVHVVVNNSYLGLIRQAQRAFDMDYCVQLAFENINAPELNGYGVDHVAVAEGLGCKALRVFKPEEIGPALKKAQSMLSEFNVPVVVEVILERITNISMGAEIDAINEFEELAETREDAPTAVSLPD; encoded by the coding sequence ATGACCAGGATGAGAGCCGTCGACGCAGCAGTGCTCGTGCTCGAAAAGGAAGGCATCGACACAGCGTTCGGTGTCCCGGGCGCCGCGATCAACCCGCTCTATTCCGCGCTGCGTAAAGGCGGCGGCATCAGCCACGTGCTGGCCCGTCACGTCGAAGGCGCGTCGCACATGGCCGAGGGTTACACGCGGGCCGCGCCGGGCAACATCGGCGTGTGCATCGGCACATCGGGGCCGGCCGGCACCGACATGATCACGGGTCTCTACTCGGCGCAGGCCGACTCGATTCCGATTCTCGCGATCACCGGTCAGGCACCGCGCGCGCGTCTCTACAAGGAAGACTTCCAGGCAGTCGATATCGAATCGATTGCGAAGCCGGTGACGAAATGGGCGGTGACCGTGCGCGAACCCGCGCTCGTGCCGCGCGTGTTCCAGCAGGCGTTCCATCTGATGCGCTCGGGTCGCCCGGGTCCAGTGCTGATCGATCTGCCGATCGACGTGCAGGTCGCGGAGATCGAGTTCGACATCGACACGTACGAACCGCTGCCGATCTACAAGCCTGCAGCAACGCGCAAACAGATCGAAGCAGCGCTGACGCTGCTCAACGATTCCGACCGGCCGCTGATCGTTTCCGGCGGCGGTGTGCTCAACGCCGCAGCCGAGGATCTGCTGGTGCAGTTCGCCGAAACCGTCGGCGTGCCGGTGATCCCGACGCTGATGTCGTGGGGCGCGATTCCCGACGACCATCCGCTGATGGCCGGCATGGTCGGTCTGCAGACGTCGCATCGCTACGGCAACGCGACGATGCTCGCCTCCGACTTCGCGCTTGGCATCGGCAATCGCTGGGCGAATCGCCATACGGGCAGCGTCGAGGTCTACACGAAGGGCCGTAAGTTCGTGCACGTCGATATCGAACCGACGCAGATCGGTCGCGTGTTCGGACCGGACCTCGGCATCGTGTCCGACGCGAAGATCGCGCTCGAACTGTTCGTGCAGGTCGCGCAGGAATGGAAGCGCGACGGCAAGCTGAAGGATCGCAGCGCATGGGTCGCGGAATGCCAGCAGCGCAAGCGCACGATGCAACGCAAGACGCACTTCGACAACGAGCCGATCAAGCCGCAGCGCGTGTACGAAGAAATGAACAAGGTGTTCGGCCGCGACACCTGCTACGTGAGCACGATCGGTCTGTCGCAGATCGCCGGTGCGCAGTTCCTGCACGTGTACAAGGCGCGCAACTGGATCAACTGCGGTCAGGCGGGCCCGCTCGGCTGGACGATTCCTGCTGCACTCGGTGTACGTGCCGCGGATCCGCAACGGCCGATCGTCGCGCTGTCGGGTGACTACGACTTCCAGTTCATGATCGAAGAACTCGCAGCGGGTGCGCAGTTCAAGCTGCCGTACGTGCACGTGGTGGTGAACAACTCGTACCTCGGGTTGATCCGTCAGGCACAACGCGCGTTCGACATGGACTACTGCGTGCAGCTCGCGTTCGAGAACATCAATGCGCCCGAACTGAACGGCTATGGCGTCGACCACGTTGCTGTAGCCGAAGGTCTCGGCTGCAAGGCACTGCGCGTGTTCAAGCCGGAAGAGATCGGACCGGCACTGAAGAAAGCGCAGTCGATGCTGTCGGAGTTCAACGTGCCGGTCGTGGTCGAAGTGATCCTCGAGCGCATCACCAACATTTCGATGGGCGCCGAGATCGATGCGATCAACGAGTTCGAGGAACTGGCCGAGACGCGCGAAGATGCGCCGACCGCGGTCAGCCTGCCCGACTGA
- the hyi gene encoding hydroxypyruvate isomerase, with protein MPKFAANLTMLFNEVPFLDRFAAAANAGFDAVEFLFPYPFAVNELAERLERHRLKLVLHNLPAGNWEAGERGIACLPSRVAEFQEGVSRAIDYAKALKVPQLNCLVGIPTADVTRDAARKTIVENLRFAAQALKKENIRLLVEPCNAYDIPGFALNRSAEGLDVIREVGSDNLFLQYDIYHMQRMEGELAATIKKNLPQIAHIQLADNPGRNEPGTGEINYPFLFDLLDSLGYDGYVGCEYKPRTTTSEGLGWLQRVAKLAKNAHATV; from the coding sequence ATGCCTAAATTTGCTGCCAATCTGACGATGCTGTTCAACGAAGTCCCGTTCCTCGACCGCTTCGCGGCCGCAGCGAACGCCGGCTTCGATGCTGTCGAGTTCCTGTTCCCGTATCCGTTCGCCGTCAACGAACTGGCGGAACGGCTCGAACGGCATCGTCTGAAACTCGTGCTGCACAACCTGCCCGCTGGAAACTGGGAAGCAGGTGAACGCGGGATCGCGTGCCTGCCGTCGCGCGTCGCCGAGTTTCAGGAAGGCGTGAGCCGCGCGATCGACTACGCGAAAGCGCTGAAGGTACCGCAACTGAACTGCCTCGTCGGCATTCCGACTGCGGACGTAACGCGCGATGCCGCGCGCAAGACCATCGTCGAGAATCTGCGCTTCGCCGCGCAGGCGCTGAAAAAAGAAAACATCCGGCTGCTCGTCGAGCCGTGCAATGCGTACGACATTCCCGGCTTCGCGCTGAACCGCTCGGCCGAGGGACTCGACGTGATCCGCGAAGTGGGCTCGGACAACCTGTTCCTGCAATACGACATCTATCACATGCAACGGATGGAAGGCGAACTCGCGGCGACGATCAAGAAGAACCTGCCGCAGATCGCTCACATCCAGCTCGCCGACAACCCCGGACGCAACGAACCGGGCACCGGCGAAATCAACTACCCGTTCCTGTTCGATCTGCTCGATTCGCTCGGCTACGACGGCTACGTCGGCTGCGAATACAAACCGCGCACCACCACTTCCGAGGGCCTCGGCTGGCTGCAGCGCGTCGCGAAGCTGGCGAAAAACGCGCACGCCACCGTCTGA
- a CDS encoding 2-hydroxy-3-oxopropionate reductase → METQRMATIGFIGLGIMGAHMARNLLKGGHTLIVNGAYPVPEDLQTSTTVVANSTAVAQAADIVISMVPDTPDVENVLFADDGVAKGLTKGKLVIDMSSISPLDTQAFAKKINALGCDYLDAPVSGGEVGAREATLTIMVGGPQKSFDLAKPLFDLMGKNISLIGDNGAGQTCKVANQIIVALNIEAVAEALLFAARSGADPERVRRALMGGFASSRILEVHGERMTKRTFNPGFRIELHQKDLNLALDGARKLGIALPHTASAQQLFSVCAANGGKSWDHSAMIRALELMGNFEIAQAPQEAKAA, encoded by the coding sequence CTGGAGACTCAACGCATGGCAACCATCGGTTTCATCGGCCTCGGCATCATGGGCGCGCACATGGCGCGCAACCTTCTGAAGGGCGGCCACACGCTGATCGTCAACGGCGCCTATCCGGTGCCTGAAGATCTGCAGACGAGCACGACCGTCGTCGCGAATTCGACCGCCGTTGCGCAGGCCGCCGACATCGTGATCTCGATGGTCCCGGACACGCCCGACGTCGAGAACGTGCTGTTCGCCGACGACGGCGTCGCGAAGGGGCTGACGAAAGGCAAGCTCGTGATCGACATGAGCTCGATCTCGCCGCTCGACACGCAGGCGTTCGCGAAGAAGATCAACGCGCTCGGTTGCGACTATCTCGACGCGCCGGTCTCCGGCGGCGAAGTCGGCGCACGCGAAGCGACGCTGACGATCATGGTCGGCGGTCCGCAAAAATCGTTCGATCTCGCGAAGCCGCTGTTCGATCTGATGGGCAAGAACATCTCGCTGATCGGCGACAACGGTGCGGGTCAGACGTGCAAGGTCGCGAACCAGATCATCGTCGCGCTGAACATCGAAGCGGTCGCGGAAGCACTGCTGTTCGCCGCGCGCTCGGGCGCCGATCCGGAACGTGTACGTCGTGCGTTGATGGGCGGCTTCGCGTCGTCGCGAATTCTCGAAGTGCACGGCGAACGCATGACGAAGCGCACGTTCAATCCGGGCTTCCGCATCGAGCTGCATCAGAAAGATCTGAACCTCGCACTCGACGGCGCGCGCAAGCTCGGCATCGCATTGCCGCACACCGCGAGCGCACAGCAGCTGTTCAGCGTATGCGCAGCGAACGGCGGCAAGAGCTGGGATCACTCGGCGATGATTCGCGCACTCGAACTGATGGGCAACTTTGAGATCGCGCAGGCACCGCAGGAAGCGAAGGCGGCTTGA
- the lysM gene encoding peptidoglycan-binding protein LysM, protein MGILSFIKEAGEKLLGAAAAPAAAAAAPADLDALNKTAGDAIATYIRAQGLDADNLQVTYDGSSHTVTVSGNAADQDTKSKILVSAGNVQNVDKVDDQLTVTNATPEPQYYTVVSGDNLWKIAEKYYGSGAKNDVIFQANTPMLKSPDKIYPGQVLVIPAAQ, encoded by the coding sequence ATGGGTATTCTCAGCTTCATCAAGGAAGCCGGCGAAAAACTGCTCGGCGCTGCAGCAGCGCCCGCAGCAGCCGCAGCCGCGCCAGCCGATCTGGATGCGTTGAACAAGACCGCCGGCGACGCGATCGCCACATACATCCGCGCGCAAGGTCTCGACGCCGACAACCTGCAGGTCACCTACGACGGCTCGAGCCATACCGTGACCGTATCGGGTAACGCAGCGGATCAGGACACGAAGTCGAAGATCCTCGTGTCGGCCGGCAACGTGCAGAACGTCGACAAGGTGGACGACCAGCTGACCGTCACGAACGCCACGCCGGAACCGCAGTACTACACCGTCGTGTCGGGCGACAATCTGTGGAAGATCGCAGAAAAGTACTATGGCAGCGGCGCGAAGAACGACGTGATCTTTCAGGCCAACACACCGATGCTGAAGAGCCCGGACAAGATCTATCCGGGTCAGGTGCTGGTGATTCCGGCTGCGCAGTAA
- a CDS encoding type II asparaginase — MNTSISSSASALPRITVLATGGTIAGSSADATSTAGYQAGVVCVGQLLGAVPSLSSVAQIQSEQVASIDSKDMSLALWSTLVQRVNALLATDAVDGIVITHGTDTLEETAYLLHLTVKSTKPVVLAAAMRPSTALSADGPLNLLNAVTVAASRAAHGQGVLVAFNNRIHCARDVVKTSTYAIDAFQSPEIGALGWVQDGRVDFQRSALRPHTVASEFQVSAVSANWPQVEIVSSYAGASRVPVDALVAAGVRGIVIAGTGNGSIHSTVQQALVDAVARGVAVLRASHVGSGHVMRNGAASDDTLGFVAAGSLNPYKARVLLMLTLAMGTNGATALQHAFDTY, encoded by the coding sequence ATGAATACCTCTATCTCTTCCTCTGCATCCGCGTTGCCGCGTATTACCGTGCTGGCTACGGGCGGCACGATCGCCGGTTCGTCGGCGGATGCGACCAGCACCGCGGGTTATCAGGCCGGTGTCGTCTGCGTCGGGCAATTGCTCGGCGCGGTGCCGTCGTTGTCATCGGTCGCGCAGATCCAGTCGGAGCAGGTCGCGAGCATCGACAGCAAGGACATGTCGCTCGCGCTGTGGAGCACGCTCGTGCAACGCGTGAACGCGCTGCTCGCCACCGATGCGGTCGACGGCATCGTCATCACGCACGGCACCGACACGCTCGAAGAAACCGCGTACCTGCTGCACCTGACCGTGAAAAGCACGAAGCCCGTCGTGTTGGCGGCGGCGATGCGGCCATCCACGGCTTTGTCCGCCGACGGTCCGCTCAATCTGCTGAACGCGGTGACGGTCGCGGCGAGTCGCGCGGCGCACGGGCAGGGCGTGCTCGTTGCGTTCAACAACCGGATTCACTGCGCACGCGACGTCGTGAAGACAAGCACGTATGCGATCGATGCGTTTCAGTCGCCGGAGATTGGTGCGCTCGGCTGGGTGCAGGACGGTCGCGTCGATTTTCAGCGTAGCGCGCTGCGGCCGCATACGGTCGCGAGCGAATTCCAGGTGAGCGCGGTGAGCGCGAACTGGCCGCAGGTCGAGATCGTGTCGAGCTATGCGGGTGCGTCGCGCGTGCCGGTCGATGCGCTGGTCGCTGCGGGCGTGCGCGGGATCGTCATTGCGGGCACTGGCAACGGTTCGATTCACAGCACCGTGCAGCAGGCACTCGTCGATGCCGTCGCGCGTGGCGTCGCGGTCTTACGTGCATCGCACGTCGGCTCGGGCCACGTGATGCGCAACGGCGCGGCATCCGACGATACGCTCGGCTTTGTCGCAGCGGGTTCGCTGAATCCGTACAAGGCACGCGTGCTGCTGATGCTCACGCTCGCGATGGGCACGAACGGAGCGACGGCGCTGCAACACGCGTTCGATACGTATTGA
- a CDS encoding CysB family HTH-type transcriptional regulator, whose protein sequence is MNFQQLRFVREAVRQNMNLTEVANVLYTSQSGVSKQIKDLEDELGVDIFIRRGKRLTGLTEPGKAVHQLIERMLLDAENLRRVARQYADQDSGHLVVATTHTQARYALPKVVRRFTEIYPKVHLALRQGSPQQIAQMIINGEADIGISTEALDRYPDIVTFPCYSWHHVVVVPKDHPLVGKESLSLEEIAEYPIVTYDQDFTGRSHIDQAFAKAGALPDVVLTAIDADVIKTYVELGMGIGVVAAMAYDPKRDSELVALDTQHLFEASTTRVGLRKGAFLRAYAYRLIEMFAPHLTEAEIAAQLREVA, encoded by the coding sequence ATGAACTTCCAGCAATTGCGCTTCGTGCGCGAGGCCGTGCGCCAGAACATGAACCTGACCGAAGTCGCGAACGTGCTGTACACGTCGCAGTCGGGGGTTTCGAAGCAGATCAAGGATCTCGAGGACGAACTCGGCGTCGACATCTTCATTCGACGCGGCAAGCGTCTGACCGGACTCACCGAGCCGGGCAAGGCAGTCCATCAGCTGATCGAGCGGATGCTGCTCGACGCGGAGAATCTGCGTCGCGTCGCGCGGCAGTACGCGGATCAGGACAGCGGCCATCTGGTCGTCGCGACGACGCACACGCAGGCGCGCTACGCGTTGCCGAAGGTGGTGCGCCGTTTCACCGAGATCTATCCGAAGGTGCATCTCGCGCTGCGTCAGGGCAGCCCGCAGCAGATCGCGCAGATGATCATTAACGGCGAGGCGGACATCGGCATTTCGACCGAAGCGCTCGACCGTTATCCGGACATCGTCACGTTCCCGTGCTATTCGTGGCATCACGTGGTGGTCGTGCCGAAGGACCATCCGCTCGTCGGTAAGGAAAGTCTGTCGCTCGAAGAAATCGCCGAGTACCCGATCGTCACCTACGATCAGGACTTCACCGGCCGCTCGCACATCGATCAGGCGTTCGCGAAAGCAGGCGCATTGCCCGACGTCGTGCTGACCGCGATCGACGCCGACGTGATCAAGACCTACGTCGAGCTCGGCATGGGTATCGGCGTGGTGGCTGCGATGGCCTACGATCCGAAGCGCGACAGCGAACTCGTGGCGCTCGATACGCAGCATCTGTTCGAGGCGAGCACGACGCGCGTCGGTCTGCGCAAGGGCGCGTTCCTGCGCGCGTATGCGTACCGACTGATCGAAATGTTCGCACCGCATCTGACCGAAGCTGAAATCGCGGCGCAGCTGCGCGAAGTCGCTTGA
- a CDS encoding sulfate/molybdate ABC transporter ATP-binding protein, with product MGIIVRNLQKRFGDFVALDNVSLDFPPGELVALLGPSGCGKTTLLRVIAGLEYADAGQVVLQGQDVATVGARERQVGFVFQHYALFRHMTVFENVAFGLRVKPRKERPSEAVIREKVHELLKLVQLDWLAQRYPSELSGGQRQRIALARALAVEPKVLLLDEPFGALDAKVRKELRGWLRRLHDDLHISTIFVTHDQEEALEVADRIVVLNHGHVEQVGSPQDVYDHPQTSFVYEFLGAANRLRGSVGQGGGFVVDGAAKPIATEATFEGPALAYVRPHDLVLYPQAAGHRDGIVVDVRRVVTLGGSVRVELEGQAGHVLEAELDRETWRELQLGIGDGVTAVPRALRVFPAP from the coding sequence ATGGGCATCATCGTTCGTAATCTGCAAAAGCGCTTCGGCGATTTCGTCGCGCTCGACAACGTATCGCTCGACTTTCCTCCGGGCGAACTCGTCGCGTTGCTCGGACCGTCCGGCTGCGGCAAGACCACGCTGCTGCGCGTGATCGCAGGGCTCGAATACGCGGACGCGGGTCAGGTCGTGTTGCAAGGGCAGGATGTCGCGACCGTCGGCGCACGCGAGCGTCAGGTCGGCTTCGTGTTCCAGCATTACGCGCTGTTCCGTCACATGACGGTGTTCGAGAACGTCGCGTTTGGTCTTCGCGTGAAGCCGCGCAAGGAGCGTCCGTCGGAAGCCGTGATCCGCGAGAAGGTGCACGAACTGCTGAAGCTCGTGCAGCTCGACTGGCTCGCGCAGCGCTATCCGTCGGAACTGTCGGGTGGTCAGCGGCAGCGGATCGCGCTGGCCCGTGCGCTCGCCGTCGAACCGAAAGTGCTGCTGCTCGACGAACCGTTCGGCGCGCTCGATGCGAAGGTCCGCAAGGAACTGCGCGGCTGGCTGCGTCGTCTGCACGACGACCTGCATATCTCGACGATCTTCGTCACGCACGATCAGGAAGAGGCGCTCGAAGTCGCGGACCGCATCGTCGTGCTGAACCATGGACACGTCGAACAGGTAGGCAGTCCGCAGGACGTGTACGATCATCCGCAGACGTCGTTCGTCTACGAGTTCCTCGGCGCGGCGAACCGGTTGCGGGGCAGCGTCGGGCAGGGCGGCGGTTTTGTTGTCGACGGCGCAGCGAAGCCGATCGCGACCGAAGCCACGTTCGAAGGACCGGCGCTTGCGTATGTGCGACCGCACGACCTCGTGCTGTACCCACAGGCCGCAGGCCATCGCGACGGCATCGTGGTCGACGTGCGACGCGTGGTGACGCTGGGCGGATCGGTGCGCGTCGAGCTCGAAGGCCAGGCCGGCCACGTGCTCGAAGCGGAACTCGATCGCGAGACGTGGCGCGAGCTGCAGCTCGGCATCGGCGACGGTGTGACTGCCGTGCCGCGCGCGCTGCGCGTATTCCCGGCGCCTTGA
- the cysW gene encoding sulfate ABC transporter permease subunit CysW — protein MSGESTLQQGNVVRRPDPVTESRVVRWLLTGIALLFLALFLVVPLVSVFVQAFSKGVDFYFEALADPDAVSAIKLTLLTAAIAVPLNLVFGLAASWAIAKFEFRGKALLTTLIDLPFSVSPVISGLVYVLLFGAQGWFGPWLQDHNVQIIFAVPGIVLATIFVTFPFVARELIPLMQAQGNDEEEAAHVLGASGWQIFRRVTLPNVKWGLLYGVILCNARAMGEFGAVSVVSGHIRGQTDTMPLHVEILYNEYNFAAAFAVASVLALLALVTLGLKLLAERHMSAEFADSRAVPAHAGPALASASTSASPATRSASATKTSQQAVQKTVQGEW, from the coding sequence ATGAGCGGCGAATCCACGCTTCAACAAGGCAACGTCGTACGCCGTCCCGATCCCGTCACCGAATCGCGCGTCGTGCGCTGGCTGTTGACCGGCATCGCGCTGCTGTTTCTCGCACTGTTTCTCGTCGTGCCGCTCGTCTCCGTGTTCGTCCAGGCGTTCAGCAAGGGCGTCGATTTCTATTTCGAAGCGCTCGCCGATCCGGATGCAGTATCCGCAATCAAGCTCACGCTGCTGACCGCGGCGATCGCGGTGCCGCTCAATCTCGTGTTCGGTCTCGCGGCGTCGTGGGCGATCGCGAAGTTCGAGTTTCGCGGCAAGGCGCTGCTGACGACGCTGATTGATCTGCCGTTCTCGGTGTCTCCGGTGATCTCGGGTCTCGTCTACGTGCTGCTGTTCGGCGCGCAGGGCTGGTTCGGTCCGTGGCTGCAGGATCACAACGTGCAGATCATTTTCGCGGTGCCCGGCATCGTGCTCGCGACGATCTTCGTCACGTTCCCGTTCGTCGCACGCGAGCTGATTCCGTTGATGCAGGCGCAGGGCAACGACGAGGAAGAGGCCGCGCATGTGCTTGGCGCATCGGGCTGGCAGATCTTCCGTCGCGTGACGCTGCCGAACGTGAAATGGGGGCTGCTGTACGGCGTGATCCTGTGCAATGCGCGCGCGATGGGTGAGTTCGGCGCGGTATCGGTGGTGTCCGGCCACATTCGCGGACAGACCGACACGATGCCGCTGCACGTCGAGATTCTCTACAACGAATACAACTTCGCGGCGGCGTTCGCGGTGGCCTCGGTGCTTGCGTTGCTCGCGCTTGTGACGCTCGGTCTGAAGCTGCTCGCCGAGCGGCATATGTCGGCAGAATTCGCCGATTCGCGGGCTGTGCCCGCACATGCGGGACCGGCGCTGGCGTCGGCTTCAACATCGGCGAGTCCGGCCACGCGGTCCGCATCCGCAACGAAAACCTCGCAGCAGGCAGTTCAGAAAACGGTTCAAGGGGAGTGGTAA
- the cysT gene encoding sulfate ABC transporter permease subunit CysT — protein sequence MTTFTFRKPSALPGFGVTLGITVAYLSLVVLIPLAATFLKTATLDWAQFVRAVSSPRVLASYRLTFTSALGGALINAVFGFLVAWVLVRYSFPGKRIVDAVVDLPFALPTSVAGISLAAVYAGNGWIGQFLAPLGIKIAFTPLGVLVALTFIGLPFVVRTVQPVLEEFEREQEEAAACLGASRWLTFRRVVLPAVFPALLTGFALAFARALGEYGSVIFIAGNVPMKSEITSLLIITKLEQYDYAGATALAVVMLVVSFVMLLLINTLQWYLQRRTGRGRTAPSNPAASTGTAVTAGGAQ from the coding sequence ATGACGACGTTTACTTTCCGCAAACCGAGCGCATTGCCCGGTTTTGGCGTGACGCTCGGCATCACGGTGGCGTATCTGAGCCTCGTGGTGCTGATTCCGCTTGCGGCGACTTTCCTGAAGACGGCGACGCTCGACTGGGCGCAGTTCGTGCGCGCAGTCAGTTCGCCGCGCGTGCTCGCGTCGTACCGGCTGACGTTCACGTCGGCACTCGGCGGCGCGTTGATCAACGCGGTGTTCGGTTTTCTGGTCGCGTGGGTGCTGGTGCGCTACTCGTTTCCGGGCAAGCGGATCGTCGATGCAGTGGTGGATCTGCCGTTCGCACTGCCGACGTCCGTCGCGGGCATCTCGCTCGCGGCCGTGTATGCGGGCAACGGCTGGATCGGCCAGTTTCTTGCGCCGCTCGGCATCAAGATCGCGTTCACGCCGCTCGGTGTGCTGGTCGCGCTGACGTTCATCGGCTTGCCGTTCGTCGTGCGCACGGTGCAGCCGGTGCTCGAGGAATTCGAGCGCGAGCAGGAAGAGGCCGCCGCGTGCCTCGGCGCGTCGCGTTGGCTGACGTTTCGGCGCGTCGTGTTGCCGGCTGTTTTCCCCGCGCTGCTGACCGGCTTCGCGCTCGCGTTCGCGCGTGCGCTCGGCGAATACGGCTCGGTGATTTTCATCGCAGGCAACGTGCCGATGAAATCTGAGATCACGTCACTGCTGATCATCACGAAGCTCGAACAGTACGACTATGCCGGCGCAACGGCGCTGGCCGTCGTGATGCTGGTCGTGTCGTTCGTGATGCTGCTGCTGATCAATACGTTGCAGTGGTATCTGCAACGTCGTACTGGACGTGGCCGCACGGCACCGTCGAATCCTGCTGCTAGCACGGGTACAGCAGTTACCGCAGGGGGCGCGCAATGA